A DNA window from Parabacteroides johnsonii DSM 18315 contains the following coding sequences:
- a CDS encoding MBL fold metallo-hydrolase: MRKSVFLLSLFVLPLYMLLQAQEKTVPFWGKQEVYLINQTEKTFHLVDALLKENPPSSGNPALARKAALQLLDGIFHDTRLDGSGTLSQFMESRLGGLLENMQKPLEEGMKVYKLYNDGFIVKTKSIAVAFDLYRGGAMKESSSLISDKTMQAIVAQCDIMFLSHNHPDHIDPVVVKMFTDMGKQVIAPNNSLVGNELVTHIRSEQIIDREFKTKGGKLDVKILPGHQSELINNIHVVTTPEGFTFAHTGDQYNEEDLTWLFDVKTKIPALDVLLINCWANRLSDTIEGFDPKFVITGHENELGHAIDHRESYWTSFIKLEDVKRPSCLMTWGETYWYKR, encoded by the coding sequence ATGAGAAAGAGTGTATTTTTATTGTCATTGTTTGTTTTGCCATTGTATATGTTGTTACAAGCACAGGAAAAAACGGTACCTTTTTGGGGTAAGCAGGAAGTGTACCTGATTAATCAAACTGAAAAAACGTTCCATCTGGTAGACGCTCTCTTAAAAGAGAATCCTCCTTCTTCTGGTAATCCGGCATTGGCTCGTAAAGCAGCATTGCAATTATTGGATGGCATATTCCATGATACGCGTTTGGATGGTAGTGGAACGCTTTCTCAGTTTATGGAATCTCGTTTGGGTGGACTTTTGGAAAATATGCAGAAACCTTTGGAAGAGGGTATGAAAGTGTATAAACTTTATAATGACGGATTTATCGTAAAGACAAAAAGTATCGCTGTTGCTTTTGACTTGTATCGTGGGGGAGCGATGAAGGAATCTTCTTCTTTGATTTCGGATAAAACGATGCAAGCTATTGTTGCTCAGTGCGACATTATGTTCCTTTCTCATAATCATCCGGACCATATAGATCCGGTTGTCGTAAAGATGTTTACAGATATGGGAAAACAGGTGATTGCTCCGAACAATAGTTTGGTAGGAAATGAATTGGTGACCCACATTCGTTCAGAGCAGATTATCGATAGGGAATTTAAAACAAAGGGGGGCAAACTGGATGTAAAAATATTACCAGGGCATCAAAGTGAACTGATTAACAATATCCATGTAGTGACGACTCCTGAAGGCTTTACTTTCGCACATACAGGTGATCAGTATAATGAAGAGGACTTGACGTGGTTATTTGATGTGAAAACAAAAATTCCTGCATTGGATGTTTTGTTGATCAATTGTTGGGCGAATCGTTTGTCCGATACAATTGAAGGATTCGATCCAAAATTCGTGATTACAGGGCATGAAAATGAATTAGGACATGCGATTGATCATCGTGAGTCCTATTGGACTTCATTTATTAAATTGGAGGACGTTAAAAGGCCCAGTTGCTTAATGACGTGGGGAGAGACCTATTGGTATAAACGATAG
- a CDS encoding FecR family protein — protein sequence MSEKYNIEELIIRFLQQDINEEELHYLESWLEEDAEHKSYFFGLKSISDSSRRSFFSKEEVNEASWQRMLARIEKHQEKNPSLGKSRTCDLWFSCVKYAAIIIFAIGAGWGIHEFQRKIHRSDLAEKDLVYNEIHVQKGGRANTVLLSDGSKVILNAATTFRYPTSFDGEKRQVYLDGEAYFEVSKNSEKPFVVKLKKQEITVLGTIFNVQAYGHESYSEVTLLTGRILLEAFNERGESMSRMYLKPDQKALSDNSTGSVSLQEVNASLSNAWINGEYKFKDEPLASIVKRLENYYNVNIHLDDKRLEKIRYTGTFSLDQDILDVFRIIDYEKQFTFKRVKKDIFITSK from the coding sequence ATGTCTGAAAAATATAACATAGAAGAATTAATAATCCGTTTTTTGCAACAGGATATAAATGAAGAAGAGCTTCATTATTTAGAGTCCTGGCTGGAAGAAGATGCGGAACATAAATCTTATTTCTTTGGGCTGAAAAGCATATCAGATTCCAGTCGACGTTCCTTCTTCTCAAAGGAAGAGGTAAATGAGGCAAGTTGGCAACGAATGCTTGCACGCATAGAAAAACACCAAGAGAAGAACCCTTCCCTTGGCAAATCACGAACATGTGATTTATGGTTTTCATGTGTAAAATATGCAGCCATTATAATCTTTGCAATTGGTGCTGGTTGGGGAATTCATGAGTTCCAAAGAAAGATACATCGGTCTGACTTAGCAGAAAAGGACTTAGTATATAATGAAATACATGTCCAAAAAGGTGGACGCGCCAATACAGTGCTTCTCTCGGATGGAAGTAAGGTTATTTTGAATGCAGCCACTACTTTTCGCTATCCTACCAGTTTTGATGGGGAAAAACGCCAGGTTTATTTGGATGGAGAAGCTTATTTTGAAGTATCCAAAAACTCAGAGAAACCCTTCGTCGTTAAATTGAAAAAGCAAGAAATAACAGTATTGGGGACAATTTTTAATGTTCAGGCTTATGGTCATGAATCGTATAGCGAAGTGACACTTTTGACAGGCCGGATTTTGTTGGAAGCATTCAACGAAAGAGGAGAATCTATGAGCCGTATGTATTTAAAACCTGATCAGAAAGCATTGTCTGATAATTCGACAGGATCAGTCTCTTTACAAGAAGTCAATGCATCGTTGTCAAATGCCTGGATTAATGGAGAATATAAGTTTAAGGATGAACCATTGGCCTCTATCGTAAAACGTTTGGAAAATTATTACAATGTGAATATACATCTGGATGATAAACGTTTAGAAAAAATCAGATATACGGGTACATTTTCGTTGGATCAGGATATCTTGGATGTGTTCCGAATTATTGATTATGAAAAGCAATTCACTTTTAAACGAGTGAAAAAGGATATATTCATAACAAGTAAATAA
- a CDS encoding TonB-dependent receptor produces the protein MKKERDDSRLLSLKITRIMKITAILILAGILQVSAVTYAQEHRISVAVENGTFYDVVSQIEKQSEFMFFYKSEEIDNNQRINLKVKDKLVSEILSEITKNNNLTYKITGKHIIITKATTTSQALRKITGIITDENGEPIIGANIVEKGTTNGTITDIDGRFSLDVADKSVLIVSYIGYDTQTISVTSKSSYNIKLAEDTKALEEVVVIGYGSARKKDVTGALTRVNVTEKETIPNVNPVQALRGSVAGVRVIDTGMAGADGTIQVRGTTSITASNDPLIVLDGVPFSGGRLSDINTNDIETIDVLKDASSTAIYGSRGANGVIMITTKRGKTSKPQLNYNGYVGFSDFANMPKLMSGEQYQQLRKDAEVYMNQELPFQTIEEENIAAGRTINPWDVIKQDAPMTEHELSISGKGEKMTYYLSGSFTSQKSPLVGDQFKRLSVRANFDLHVTDWLEIGTNSSFATKDYSGAEANWGDAARLSPYSSIRYDDGTLRKLPYGDGMVSNPLWNVEMKDNKEISYGIFNNNFMIIKLPLKGLTYQMNLSNNLRFKDINNYTPAYNRDGSSWLGSGSKEHQFTHDLIFENIVKYTNTFAEKHNVDVTLMYGYEYSSANKSKLSSNNIFNDALGFNGLGIGENHTVSTTAGKSAAVSSMARVGYRFADKYMVNLTVRRDGYSAFGSDRKYGTFPSVGLGWALSQEQFMKNISWLDFLKLRLSWGQNGNRGISSYESLSTMDLARYVFGDGGNTSVGLYPTSMANPLLGWETSQSYNLGLDFTLFNNRLSGNIDLYSTKTTDLLLEVSIPSMTGYDKYLTNIGETQNRGIEVTLNSENINTKDFSWSTSLNFSANANKILHLSGEDLDGDGKEDDDIGKSRFIGYSMGSNYNYVFDGIWQEGDDFSIDKSAKPGDIKFKDISGNGSIGPEDRMVLHNNRPKFTMSMNNMFRYRDFTLSFLLDLRCGGYAANNWINPGTEYYNRCNQLDLPYWTPENPLNDRPSVGYSNPRGYGFYEKLTYLRLQDVSLAYSLPKSLIQKLTLNNVKVYVSGKNLATWTGWHGWDPEHASGGRASQNGPLIKSWVLGLQISL, from the coding sequence ATGAAAAAAGAACGAGATGACAGTCGATTACTGTCACTAAAAATTACACGTATTATGAAAATCACGGCAATACTTATTTTGGCGGGTATTCTTCAGGTGTCTGCAGTAACATACGCTCAGGAGCATCGTATTTCTGTTGCAGTGGAAAACGGGACATTTTATGATGTTGTTTCACAAATAGAAAAGCAGTCTGAATTTATGTTTTTCTATAAAAGTGAGGAAATTGACAATAATCAGCGAATCAATTTGAAGGTTAAGGATAAGCTGGTTTCAGAAATACTTAGTGAAATTACAAAAAACAATAATCTGACTTACAAGATTACAGGTAAACATATTATTATAACGAAGGCTACAACAACTTCCCAAGCTCTTCGCAAGATTACAGGGATAATTACGGATGAAAACGGGGAGCCAATTATCGGAGCTAATATTGTGGAAAAAGGAACTACCAATGGAACCATTACAGATATTGACGGACGTTTCTCTTTGGATGTAGCGGATAAATCTGTATTAATAGTCTCTTATATTGGTTATGATACACAGACCATTTCTGTAACATCAAAAAGTTCATATAATATCAAGTTAGCAGAAGATACAAAAGCATTGGAAGAAGTTGTCGTAATCGGCTACGGTTCCGCGCGTAAAAAGGATGTAACAGGAGCATTAACTCGTGTAAATGTTACGGAAAAAGAGACTATTCCTAATGTTAACCCTGTACAGGCTTTGAGAGGAAGTGTAGCAGGTGTTCGTGTTATCGATACGGGGATGGCAGGGGCTGATGGAACTATACAGGTCAGAGGAACAACATCTATTACGGCAAGTAATGATCCATTAATAGTATTGGATGGTGTTCCTTTTTCAGGAGGGCGCTTGTCTGATATCAATACTAACGATATTGAAACTATTGATGTATTGAAAGATGCCAGTTCTACAGCTATTTATGGCTCTCGTGGTGCTAATGGCGTTATTATGATCACGACTAAAAGAGGTAAAACCTCGAAACCTCAACTGAATTATAATGGTTATGTCGGTTTTTCTGATTTTGCCAATATGCCGAAGCTTATGAGTGGTGAACAATATCAGCAATTGCGTAAAGATGCCGAGGTTTATATGAACCAAGAGTTGCCTTTTCAGACGATTGAAGAAGAAAATATAGCAGCTGGCCGGACCATTAATCCTTGGGATGTGATTAAGCAGGATGCTCCGATGACTGAACATGAATTGAGTATTTCTGGAAAAGGAGAAAAAATGACCTATTATCTTTCAGGTTCTTTTACATCTCAGAAATCACCTTTAGTTGGGGACCAATTTAAAAGATTATCAGTGAGAGCTAATTTTGATCTTCATGTTACGGATTGGCTTGAAATTGGAACAAATTCAAGCTTTGCAACAAAAGACTATTCGGGAGCTGAAGCTAACTGGGGAGATGCTGCAAGGTTAAGTCCATATTCGTCTATTCGGTATGATGATGGTACATTGCGTAAACTGCCATATGGAGATGGTATGGTTTCAAATCCATTATGGAATGTAGAAATGAAAGATAATAAAGAAATATCATATGGTATCTTTAATAATAATTTTATGATTATTAAATTACCATTGAAAGGGCTGACATACCAAATGAATTTATCTAATAATCTTCGTTTCAAAGATATAAATAATTATACTCCCGCTTACAATCGAGATGGTTCTTCTTGGTTAGGAAGTGGTTCGAAAGAACATCAATTTACTCATGATCTTATTTTTGAGAATATTGTCAAATATACGAATACGTTTGCAGAGAAGCATAATGTGGATGTAACGTTGATGTATGGTTACGAATATAGTAGTGCAAATAAATCAAAATTAAGTAGTAATAATATATTTAATGATGCTTTGGGATTTAATGGATTGGGTATAGGTGAAAATCATACGGTAAGTACGACAGCCGGAAAATCCGCTGCTGTGTCAAGTATGGCGCGTGTCGGTTATCGTTTTGCTGATAAATATATGGTAAACCTGACTGTTAGACGAGATGGCTATTCTGCTTTTGGTAGCGATCGTAAATATGGAACTTTCCCTTCTGTTGGTTTAGGTTGGGCTCTTTCCCAGGAACAGTTTATGAAAAATATTTCCTGGTTAGATTTTTTGAAATTACGTTTATCATGGGGCCAGAATGGTAATCGTGGTATTAGTAGTTACGAATCATTAAGTACGATGGATTTGGCCAGATATGTATTTGGTGATGGGGGAAACACTTCAGTTGGACTTTATCCTACTTCTATGGCGAATCCTTTGTTAGGATGGGAAACCTCGCAGTCTTATAATTTAGGTTTGGATTTTACTTTGTTTAATAATCGTTTAAGTGGTAATATTGATTTGTACAGTACAAAAACTACCGATCTTTTGTTAGAAGTTAGTATACCAAGCATGACGGGCTATGATAAGTATCTGACTAATATTGGAGAAACTCAAAATCGAGGAATTGAAGTGACTTTAAACTCCGAAAACATTAATACGAAAGATTTCTCATGGAGTACTTCATTGAATTTTTCAGCTAACGCAAATAAGATTCTTCATCTCTCAGGGGAAGATTTGGATGGTGACGGAAAAGAAGATGACGATATAGGGAAAAGTCGTTTTATCGGATATTCTATGGGATCAAACTATAATTATGTTTTTGATGGGATATGGCAGGAAGGGGATGATTTTTCTATTGACAAATCTGCTAAACCGGGCGATATAAAGTTTAAGGATATTAGTGGCAATGGTTCGATTGGTCCGGAAGATCGTATGGTTTTGCATAATAATCGTCCGAAATTTACAATGAGTATGAATAACATGTTCAGATATAGAGATTTTACGTTATCCTTTTTATTGGATTTGAGATGTGGTGGATATGCAGCCAATAATTGGATAAATCCGGGAACTGAATATTATAATCGTTGTAATCAGTTGGATTTACCTTATTGGACTCCGGAAAATCCTTTAAATGATCGCCCCAGTGTTGGTTACTCTAATCCGCGTGGTTATGGATTTTATGAAAAGTTGACTTATTTGAGATTACAGGATGTTTCTTTGGCATACAGTCTTCCAAAATCTCTAATTCAAAAGTTAACATTGAATAATGTAAAAGTTTATGT
- a CDS encoding RNA polymerase sigma-70 factor gives MLIFYAGKYVNAITAEDLVQDVFLKVWQKRTFLFLKEGIKTYLYRSVQHACLDYLKHQEVKGDYINAVTTKLKIEEIYYNDDPQSLFAEDERLELIYKEMDKLPDKCREIFTMSYLEERKTSEIAVLLNISTRTVEAQLYKALKILRGILLSCLIFLSNF, from the coding sequence ATGCTGATTTTTTATGCAGGAAAGTATGTAAATGCTATTACTGCAGAGGATCTGGTGCAGGATGTGTTTCTTAAAGTCTGGCAAAAGAGGACTTTTTTGTTCCTGAAAGAAGGGATTAAAACTTATTTGTATCGCTCCGTTCAACATGCCTGTTTAGATTATCTGAAGCATCAGGAGGTAAAAGGTGATTATATTAATGCCGTCACTACCAAATTAAAAATAGAAGAGATATATTACAATGACGATCCGCAATCCTTGTTTGCGGAAGACGAGCGCCTGGAGCTTATCTATAAAGAGATGGATAAGTTGCCGGATAAGTGTCGTGAAATCTTTACAATGTCCTATCTGGAAGAACGAAAAACTTCGGAAATAGCTGTACTGCTTAATATTTCCACTCGTACGGTGGAGGCACAACTTTATAAAGCATTGAAGATTTTACGGGGTATTTTGCTTAGCTGTTTGATTTTTCTTTCAAATTTTTGA